The segment CTTCGTTCGAGCCGGGTGCCTGGAAGGTGTCGCGAGCCCGTATTTTGGCGAGCCAGTTGATGAGCTTGGTGTGGTCGACCTCGTTTTCTTCGAGTTCGGCGTACGTGAAGTGCTGGGCGTTGTGTTCCTTCTCGATTCCTGCAAGGAAATCGGTGCAGCGGTCGATGATCTCCTCGTATTCGTCGGTGCGGGCCTTTTGGTAGAGGTTCAGTACGTGAGATTCTCCGGCAAGGACCGTGGAGGACATGAGGACGGCTGTTCCAGACATTTGCAGGATTTCATGGCGGAGCTTCTGAAGGGCACGTTCGGCTGCGGGCGCCTTGGGGAGGGCTGCGATCGAGTTTTGCAGGTAGACGGCGCCCAGTCCTTTCAGACGACGCCACACTGTCGCGCGTAGCCGGGTGGGTTCGGAGGGGACACGGTAGACCAAGATCAGCCATTCGGCCGCCCCGGCCGCATCCGGACCGTCTGTCGATTCGGGAGGGCACATCTTCGGATTGTATCCGGAGCATGACTGACTACCCTCCGGACGGACTCCCGGGTGCCTGTCAGCTGGCGAAGCGTTTAGCAGCCTTAACCCCTCGTTCACCAAAGCACGACGCTGTGTTAGCCCTCTGAAGTCACGATCATTACGGCATCAAGCTAACGGCCGTTAGCTTTGTCTTCCAACGGCGCATATTCCGAAGAGAGCACCCTGTGATGAAACTGAAGAACAAATCCGCGATGATTGCGGTTACTGCCATGGCAGCTGGCGCGGCCCTGACTTTGTCCGCGTGCGGGGGCCAGGCGGCTGGAACCGCGGTTGGCCAAGCTTCCTCAACGGCGACTGGTGCCGCAGGCTCCGACCAGGCGCCTTTCGTCCTCTATTCGGCGATGGGGTACGACGCCCCCGTGGTGAAGGCCTTCACCGCTGCGACCGGTATTCAGGTCAAGCTGGTGGATGACAGCACGGGACCGCTTTTGACGAAGATCGCCGCTGAGAAGAACAACCCTCAGTGGACCGCTTTCTGGGCCGACGGCGACACGGCCTTCGCTTCCCTGGACCAGCAGGGCCAGTTGCTTCCCTACACTCCTGCCGCCCCGTACACCCCGGCCGGACAGTCTGTAGTGCCCGGGGACCACAGCTACATCCCCACCGGCGTGACGACGGTCCCGGCGGTGATTTACAACGCTGCGAAAACCAGTGCGGTGCCCACCAGCTTGGCCGACCTCTCCGGGTCCGAGTACACGGGCAAGGTGGGAATGAACGATCCCTCCCAGTCAGGTCCGACTTATCCGCTGATCGCCGGGGTAATGAACCAACTGGGCGGAGTTGACCAGGGAAAGAAAATGTTCTCGGACCTGAAGTCCAACGGCATGAAGGTTTACCCCACCAACGGAGACACCCTGCATGCCCTGGAAACCGGGCAGATCCAGTACGGCATGATCCAAAGCTCGGCGGCCCTGGCTGAAGTTCTCAAGGTCAAGCCGACTGCAGACTTTCAGCCCAAGGTTGCCAGTCTCTCAGCCTCGACCCTGCTTCCCGGCGTCTTCGGCATAGACAAGAACGCGCCGGCCACGGCCCAGGAGCAGGCGAAAAAGTTCGCGGATTTCGTTCTTTCTCCGGCCGGTCAGGAGGCCATGAAGAACGGCAACCCCGACGGTGACTCGTTGTTCTGGCCCATCATTTCCGGAATCACTCCGGCTGCCGGGGTTCCGTCGTTCCCCGCCGGGTACCAGCACATCGACCCCTTCGCATGGGGCCCGCGGCAGGCCGACATTGTCAGCTGGTTTGACTCGAACATCAAATAGATGACCGAGCAGCTAAGGCAACCGGTTCCGCCCTTCAAGGCGGGACCGGGTGCCGTTCCCGTAGCCGGGACTGGGGTTCCCGGTCTCGCGTCTGCCGGGTCCTCGCGTCGGTGGCGTTCGCCGGAGGGCCGCAAGACGTGGTCCGTCAGGTTCTCGCCCGTTCTGGCGTTCTGGCTCGCTATTGTCATGGTCCTGATTCTGCCTATCGGCGCTTTCCTGCTCGCTGCTTTCAGCCCCCGTCTGCTCGGTCAGGGCGATGAATGGTTTACCCTCTCAGCCTTCAGTGCCGCATTCAAAGGCACACTGCTTCAGGCGCTGGCTGATTCGACCGCCTTGGGACTGGTTGCGGCGGCCGTGGCCGTGGGAGTCAGCCTTGCTCTGGCGTGGCTCGTTGTCCGCACTGACGCCCCGGGACGGAAAATCTGGACGGGTGCTGTCTTTGCCCTGCTGTTGACACCCTCCTACCTGCTGTCCATGGGCTGGCAGCGCCTGCTCGAACCCTCCGGAGTCCTGGCCGTGGCCGGCATCGATTGCTCCTGGGCGCGCGACATCTACTACGGCCCCGTCGGTATCGCCCTTATCCTCAGCATCAAGGGGATCCCGTTCGGTTTCCTGGCTATCTCCGCCGCCATGCGCGGGTTGGGCAGCGAGTTCGACGATGCCGTCCGGGTCCACGGCGGCACCTTCATCGATTCGCTGCGCGTGACAGTCTCGCTTCTGGGGCCGGCCGTCTGGGCCGCTCTTGCCATCGTTTTCGCCGAGTCGGTCAGTGACTACGGAGTGGCCTCCACGCTGTCCAGCACTTCGCACTTCCCTGTGGCGACGTACGCGATCTTCGACGCCGTGGAAGCGTTCCCGGTGCGATTTCCGGTTGCTGCGGCTGTCAGCTGGATGCTGTTGGGCCTGATCGCGGTAGCCCTGCTGCTCCAGTCCATGGCGTTGAAGGGACGCAGCTACCGCGTGCTGGGCGGCCGGAGCCGGTCCGGGCGTACGTTGAGCCTTACGCGCCCGTGGAAAGCGGCGGCCGGAGGGTTCCTGACTGTTCTGATCCTCATCGCACTGGGTGTTCCGGCCTTCGGCGCCGTGTCGGCGTCGATGATTGATGGTCTGGGATCGCTGCAAAGCGACCACCCCCTTTCCCTGACCAACTACGACCACGCCCTCCACAGCCCGAACCTTCTCGGACCGCTGGTCTTTTCCACCCAGATGGCTCTGATCACCGCCACCGCGGCCGCGGTGCTTGCGTTGCTGTGCGCCAGAATGTTGGCGGCTCGCTCACTCACCGTCAGTGCCAAGGTGCTGGACTTCATCCTGCTGGCAGCCATCGCTCTTCCCGGCATCGTCTTCGCCGCCGGGTATATCTTCACCTACAACCTTCCCGTGACGGCCGCACTGAATATTCATCTTTACGGCACGGCGTCGCTGCTCGTACTCGCCTACGTTGCCTCGGCGCTTCCTTCCACCACCCGCCTTCTGGCAGGAAGCATGAGCCAGCTGCAGGAATCGATGCGTGAGGCCTCCCGTGCACACGGCAGCGGACCGGTATGGACCTGGCTTTCCGTCGTTCTTCCGGTGTTGGCCCGGCCTATCCTCTCGGCCTGGCTGCTGACCTTCTCGGGAACGATCCTTGAGCTGCCCATTTCCCAGCTCCTGTATCCGCCGGGTTCTCCGCCGGTGGCGGTAGGGATCAATCAGGCCTTGGGCACGTACGACTTCGGCGGCGGAACGGCCGTGGAGGTTCTCGCCGTCGCGTTTTCGCTGGCCGTCATAGGACTGGCTTCGCTCATATTCCGATTGGCCACCCCTGCCGGGTGGCGAAAGACAGGACCACAATCATGATCACCACGGTCTTCGGACGCAACAGCCCCCGTACTGCCGTGCCCCCGGCGAACCCGGACGGCCCCGCAGAACACCCGGGGATGTCAGGGGGTCTCATTGAGGTCAAAGGAGCCGCCAAGTCCTACGGCAGCACGCCCGCTCTGACCGGGGTTGATCTCAGGATCGAGCCGGGCCGGTTCGCGGTTCTGCTCGGACCGTCGGGATCGGGCAAATCAACGCTCCTGCGGTCTATCGCGGGCATTGAGCGGCTCGACAGCGGAAGCATTTCCCTGAACGGAACAACCGTCAGCAGCGCGAGCATGAACGTGCCCCCGGAACGGAGGGATCTGGGCATGGTCTTCCAGGACTACGCCCTCTGGCCGCATATGACGGTGGCACAGAATGTTGGCTACGCGCTGCGGCGCCGCAAACTGCGCTCGGCCGCGGCAACCATGCTGATCACGGAAATGCTCGAACGGGTCGGGCTCACGGGTAAAGCCTCCAGCTATCCACCCGAACTCTCCGGAGGCCAGCAGCAGCGCGTTTCCTTGGCGAGGGCCCTTGTTGGACGTCCGTCGCTGATCCTCTTTGACGAACCACTGTCGAATCTTGACGCCGATCTGCGTGAGCGGCTGCGGCTGGAAATATCCACGCTCACCCGCGAGACGGGAGCGTCCGCCCTCTACATCACCCACGACCAAAGTGAGGCATTCGCGCTGGCCGACGAGATCGGGGTGTTGCGAGAAGGCACCCTGGAACAATACGGGCGGCCCGAGGAGATTTATAACAACCCGGCGACCCCGTTCGTCGCCCGGTTCACCGGCGTGGGAGGGACCCTCGCAGGGATCGTCACCCAGGGCCACGGCGACAGGGTCACCGTCCGGCTCGGAGACTCCGAAGTGTACTGCCGCCCCGCCGGGAACCTGAAGCCCGGAGACGAAGCCATCGTCCAAGTCCGGCCTGCGGCGACCCGACTCAGCCTTCCCGAACATTCCCGCCCCGGCCAGGCACCGAACCACGCGTCCCTTCCGGGATCCGCCGGCACACTGGCCGGGCGCGTCCTTGACGTCGCTTACCGGGGGCGGACCTATGACCACGTGGTGGAAGGTCCCTGGGGGCGGCTCACCTCAGTGTCTGCCCCGGCGGGACTTCCGCGCGGCGCCGACTGCCTCGTCACGGTGGACCCGGAAGCCGCGATCGCGTTCGGGACCACGCCGGGCGCGCACTAGCCAAGCTCAGCGAATTTTTGTCACGACAGTCCACCACTGAAAGAGAACACCCTTGAATACCACCGCGTTGCTCCTATCCGTCTTCCTGGCCTGTCTGGTCGAAGCCGTGGAAGCCACCACCATCGTTCTGGCGGCGGGAACGGCCCGCGACTGGCGCTCGGCCCTTACCGGAGTCGGCGCAGGCCTAGTAGTGCTGGCCGCCGTCATCATCGTCTTCGGCCCCGCGATTGCCCTGATTCCCATGGATGTCCTTCGCCTGGTCGTCGGCGGATTGCTCCTCATTTTCGGGCTGCAGTGGATGCGCAAGGCCATCCTCCGCGCCAGCGGCCACAAAGCCCTCCATGACGAGGACGAGATCTATCAGCGTGAAGTCGCAGCGGCACAATCCGCGTCCGAGGAGTCGCGCCTCGGAGTCAGCGACTGGTACGCCTTCACCCTTTCCTTCAAAGGCGTCCTGCTCGAAGGACTAGAAGTCGCGTTTATCGTGGTCACCTTCGGCAATATCCAGGGCCAACTCAGCCTCGCCGCCTGGACTGCGGTCGCGGCCGTCGTTCTCGTGGCCATCGCCGGCATCGTTGTGCGCGGGCCTCTCTCACGGGTACCCGAGAACACCATGAAGTTCATCGTCGGCATCATGCTGACAGGCTTCGGCATCTTCTGGGGTGCCGAGGGTGCCGGCGCCGTTTGGCCTGCCGCCGACCTCTCCCTGCTTGTCATCATCCCCGCCCTGGCCGTGATCGCACTTGCAATAGTCGCTGTCCTTCGACGCCATCCGTCGGTGGCCTCGACCGCTGCCACCTCTGAACCAAGCGAATTCGCGATGGGATTCGCCGGCAATCTTCCCGATTCGCAAACGATTGAGCCTTCCGCGCAAGAAACCGATCCCGGTGTGCACGCCCGCTCGGTGGCCGTCGACACGGCCCCCGATGCGCCCCGCGAACCGTCGGCTGGCAACTCCCTGAAAAAGTTTGGCCTGTTCTGGTACGACTTCATTGTCGGTGACGACTGGAGGGTAGCCCTGGCGATCGTCGCATCCTTCGCCCTCACCGCCGCACTGAACACCGCGGGGGGCAACGGAACCTGGTGGATAGTCCCGGCCGTCGCAGTCCTGACCCTGCCCATGGCGCTCTCCCGAATCGTCCGCAGGCCCTGACCTGGTGACCAAGGATCTGTCCTGGCCTGGACAACCCGCCGATCAGGACAGATCCCTCCACCGGCACCTATGCCGAACGCCGGAAGGCTGAACTCTGAAGTCGTCGCGGGGTGTACAAGTCACGGTTCCAGAGGATAGGCTTTTCAAGGTTGAGCCGCCGGCCATAGACACCTCTTTTGGAGTACCTATGGACCGTAGATTGCACGCCCTCGTAAAATTCGATGTTTCCACCGACGCAGTCGAAATCGACGTGCGGGGGAGCCTGAATCAAGATTCGAGGCCCGCGCTCGTTCACATCGTTCGCCGGATTCGGCGAATGGGCGTCACCTCACACATCAGGGTGGGCTTTTCCCACGCCGCAATTGTCGAATCGCAGGCCCTGGCGGGACTCCGCAACGACCTCAACGCGATCGACGGCGGAACCACGGAAGTGGGCCTCGCCAAGGGATCCGGAGTTTCCCTGGAATTCACGGACAAGCCTGCAAGTCTCCTGTTCGGGACCGCAACGGGATCGAAATCGGTCGAGATCACGGGCGAATTCGGAGCCTCGATCGATGCGGCGGGATTCCAACCGCTGGACAAGTGCTCGGATGAAGAACTTCTTGCTGCCAGTGATTTCGCCTTTGGCCTGCTGGACCAGCCCGGCACCTCTGCCTCTCCGGTAGTGCTGGCGCACTACGACGCGATCGGCTTGGAGATCTCGCGGCGGGAAACAAAGGACGCCACGGCGGATCCCGCTGAGCCGAAGTAAGCTTGAGCCCACCATTCAATGGAATTCGTGGAAGTGGTGAAGCGCAATGGCCAACTCGGCATCCGGTGATTCCGTGGTGGATCGCATCGTCCGGATCATCGAATCCTTCCCCGAAGGCTCTAGTTCCCTGCGGCTTTCCGAACTCGCCGAGACCGCCGGCTTGCCGCTCACAAGCGCCCATCGCCTGGTCAGGCAGCTCGCCGAACATGGACTCCTGGAACTCGGAGTTGGCGGAAATGTGGGCCTGGGCCTGCGGTTGTGGGAGCTGGTCAATCGGAATTCACCCACCCTGGCCCTCCGGCAAGCGGCACTCCCGTTCATGGAAGACATCCAGCAGGTCCTGAACCAGAACGTGAACCTTGCCGTGCTCGACGGTTGGGAGGCGTTGTTCGTGGAGCGGCTGTCCCGCCGGGGATCCGTCGCCAACCGCGCCCGCGTTGCCGGCCGCATGCCGGTTCACATCTCCTCGGCCGGGTTGGCGTTGATGGCCAGCCAACCGCGGGAACTGCAGGCCGAGTACCTCAAGCAGTTCAGCGACCCCGCCGGAAAGGTGACGGCCGACGTCGTCCGCCACCTTTTGGCCGAAACCGTCCAGCAAGGGTACGCGCAGCTGGCCGGCGTGGTGGATCCGGACACATGGGGCATCGCGGTGCCGGTCACGGACGGCAAGCGGCGTACGGTAGCTGCGCTCGGCGTCGTGGTTCCCCTCGCCGAAATGCGCCTGCAGGCGTTGGTGCCCGCCCTGCAGACGGCGGCCCGCGGCATCGCTCGCCAGCTCGGGGATCAGCGAAACGCCTAAGTGTTTCCGTTGAACGGAATTCATATAACACCGACCATGCGGTGGGGGTCACACTGATCAACAGAACCCACCGCAGCCGCTCAGGCGCGGTTCCGCAATGAAGCGAGGCACACCATGGCACGTAAGATCATCACCACCCAAGTGGCCATCATGGGCGCAGGCCCGGCCGGCCTCATGCTTTCCCACCTGCTGGCGAAGTCGGGGATCGAATCCACCGTCGTAGAGGTCCGCAGCCATCAGCAGATCGCCGAAACTGTCCGTGCGGGCATCCTGGAACACGGCTCCGTGAACCTGCTCGTGGAAAGCGGCGTTTCCGACCGCGTGCTGCGCGACGGCGACAGGCATGACGGGATCGAACTGCGCTTCAACGGCGAAAGCCACCGGATCGACTTCAAGGAGCTCGTGGGGGAGTCGGTGTGGCTCTACCCGCAGACCGACGTCTTCCTCGACCTCGCCGCACGGCGCAACGACGACGGCGGCGACGTCCGGTACAGCGTCACGGACACCACCGTCCACGACCTCGAAGGCAAACCGAAAGTGTGGTTCACCGACGCCGAGGGCCAGGAATTCGAAATCCAAGCGGAGTTCCTCGTGGGTGCCGATGGTTCCCGCAGCCACTGCCGCTTCCAGATCCCCGAGTCCAACCGCAAGTGGTACTTCCACGAATACCCTTTCGCCTGGTTCGGCATCCTCGCCCAAGCCCCGCGCAGTTCGGACGAACTGATCTACGCCAATTCCGAGAACGGCTTCGCCCTGATCAGCCAACGCACGGAGAATGTGCAACGCATGTACTTCCAGTGCGACCCCAAGGAAAACGTGGCCGACTGGGACGACGAGCGCATCTGGTCCGAATTCCGCAAGCGCGTCAACGGGAACGGCTTTGAGCTCGAGGAGGGGCCGGTCCTTGAGAAGATGGTCCTGCCGTTCCGCAGCTTCGTCCACACCCCGATGCGCCACGGAAACCTGTTCCTCGCCGGCGACGCCGCCCACACCGTCCCGCCGACGGGTGCCAAGGGCCTCAATTTGGCTCTGCACGACGTCAAGGTGCTCTTCGAAGGCCTCGAATCCTTCTACTCAAACGGTTCCACAGGCTTGCTCGAGTCCTACAGCGACCGCGCCCTGGAACGCGTCTGGAAGGCCCAGCACTTCTCCTACTGGATGACGTCCATGCTGCACACCGTTCCCGGTTCGGACGATTTCGGCCGTGCCCGGCAGCTCGGCGAACTCCATTCCGTGGTCTCCTCCCGGCACGCGCGGGCCTACCTTGCGGAGTCGTACACGGGGTGGCCCGTTCGCGGAGGCCTGGCGACACCCTGAATGCCTGGCGCGGCGAGTATTCGCGTGTCGTCAGGCATTCTCCGTGTCGGCGAGAAATTCGCGCGTCGGCCGGTACCGGATGCCCCAACTGGCTTCCCAGACCGCGCCGGGTTCCAGCCAGCGAAGGCCTTCGCCGCTGTTGAAGGCATCGGCCGGCGCCGTCATCGGTTCAAGCGCGACGGCGGTGACCATTCCGCCGTCGGTGGCGAACTCCGTGGTGGTGAAGGCTTGGACGTAGCCGAAGGAGGCATCCATAAAAAGCTGCACTTGGCTGCCATCGGGCGCCTCGAGATAGTGCAGGGAGCTTCCATCGTCCTCGCGACGGACATCGCCCCAGGCATCGTCGAGGTCAACAGCGCCAACCAGCTGTCCCGTGCGGAAATCGTTCCCGGTACCGCTGACGTCCGTGGTGATTCCGCTCGGGTTCAGGCGTTCATCCACCTCGATGTGGGTATCGGCGTTGATGTAAAGCGTGAGTTCTTCCGTTGGCACGCTGCCCAGTCTGAGGAAAGGATGCGCACCGAGCGCGACCGGCGCGGATCGGGATCCGGTATTTTCCAGGCGGTGCGTGACAAATAGGCCGTCCTCCACGAGCTGATAACGGACCGACGTCGACAGCTCGAAGGGGTATCCCGGCTGTGGTGAGACACTGGCGTCGAGCGTCATGCTGTCAGCGGTGTGGGCACTGACCCCGTAGGGAGTGTGAGTCAGCAATCCGTGCAAGGCATTGCCGTTGTCCGGTTCGGTGATGTCCAGTTGCTGGGCGACGCCGTCGTAGCTCCACGTGCCGCCAGCCACCCGATTGGGCCACGGAACGAGGACCCAGCCCGCGCACCACGGTGGTTGGGCATCGGCGGGATAGTCCTGGACCAGGGCGACGCCGTCGACGTCGAGCTCCCGCAAGCTCGCGGCGACTTCCGTCACCACAACGCGCTGGTGGTGGCCGCCGATGCTGGCCGTGAGTTCAAAGTGTTCGCCCATGGGCGATGCCGCGCGGTGCCGCGGTTCCCGAATAAGCGAGGGTTCCTGATTGGGCGAGGGCGCCTGATTCAGCATGGTCGGCCTGACTAAGGAGTAGGGATAGGGAAAGCGCCGGCGGGGTCCGCCAGGAACTGCGCGAAGGCCAGCTCCGCGGCTCCGATCATCATCAGATCCGAGCCGAGGGCAGCCCGGTAGATCTTTACCTGGCCTGCCGGTCCGTCCATCGCCTGGGATCGGAGCAAGCTGTCCAGTGTCCCTGGAGACAATGCGTGCAAGACGCCGAGGAAACCATCCAGGACGATCGCTTCCGGGTTGAAAGTGTTCACCGCATTCCGCAAGGCGATGCCAAGGTACTCGAGCTGGCGAGCTACTTCCGCGCCAACGGTTTCGCTGCTGTTCGCGCGAAGCGCTTGCTCGAGTTGACCCGCGTCGCCGCCACCCAACCCGGCGAGTTCGAAAAGCGATGACTGGGAGACTTCGGTTTCAAGGCAGCCCGTGGCTCCGCAGTGGCAAGGTTTGCCGGACGAGCGGACAAACGTGTGTCCAAGTTCCCCGGCGTAGCCGGATGTTCCGCGAAGCAACTCCCCGTCGGCGATGATCCCGCCGCCGATGCCGCTGGCGCCGCCGTTGAGGAAGATCAGGTTCTTCTGGCCGGCGCCGACCCCGAAAAGGAGCTCGCCCTCAGCGCCAAGCGATGCGTCGTTGGCCGCGTGGCAGGGGTATCCGGTGGCCTCGCCGAGCATGCGGGCCACGGGCTCATCGCGCCAGCCCAGGTGCGGGGCGTGCCGGACCACGCCGTCGTCGCGGTTGACGAGCCCGGGCACTGCGATGCCCACGCCCATGACCCGGTACGAAGTGTCGAGCTCGGACCGCATTCCGGCAATCACTGCGGCGGCGATGTTCACGGCTTCTTTGGCCGTCGGTATCCGCTCGGTGTCGAAACGGATCTTCTTCTGGACCTTCCCCCCAAGGCCGACAAGGCCGATGGTGACGGCATCGATCTCCGGGTTGACCGCAAGGGCGGCTATGGATGGCCGCGGATGGACGATCGGGCTGGGCCTGCCCACCTGGGCTTCACCGGAAGGCGCCGTCTCGTAGACCACTTCCAAGTTCACGAGTTGCCCTATCAGCGTCCCTACCGTGGACCGGTTCAGGCCAGTCCGCTTGGTCAGCTGCGCGCGGCTGAGACCACCGTTGTGATGGACAAGGGAGGTCAGCAGTGCCAGGTTGTTTCGCCGCGACGGATCGGGCTCGCTGGCGGTGACGGGATTTGGGGTGGGGGAGGGCATCATCGCGACAATATCAGCTCCCAAACACCGTTCGGTCCAGGAAGTCGTTGCGGAACTTTCCGGAAGGGTCCAGGCGCTCAGCCAGGGCGATGAAGTCGCCGAAGCGCGGGTACAAAGGCGCGACGGCGGCGGCACCGGCGTCGAACAGCTTGCCCCAGTGCGGCCTCGCCGCGAACGGAGCCAGTTCCGCCTCTAGCAGCGGCAGGATGGCTTCGACCGCGGGCTGGTCCTGGCGCCAGGTGAAGTGCAAGCCGATGCCGTCTCGGCCGTAGTTGGCACTGAGCCAGAGCTCGTCGGCAGCCACCGTGCGGATTTCGCCAATCAGCAGCAGTGGCGTCACGACGTCGGAGAGCCTGCGCATGGTGCGGAGGGCGTCCACGGCGTGTTCGCGGGGGATGAGGTACTCGCTCTGCAGTTCGTCGCCTTGGCTCGGAGTGAATTCCATCCTGAAATGGGCCAGCCGGTCGGACCACGGCCCGGCAAGGCCGAGCTGCTGCGTGCAGTTACTGCCTGACACGCCGGGAAGGGGGTGCCGGGCTTCCGTTGCCGGGGTGCCGCCGAAGAAATCTGAAGTTTCCGGTGCGGGATCGCCGCTGCGCCGCTTGAGCCACGCTTGGCCCACTGTCTCTCCGCTCCAATCAGTAAAGAGGCTGACGCTATACGCAGAGGAGGTTATCCGGTCGAAATTTTCCAGGACGAGGTCCCAGTTGAGATTTTCGAAGACGCTCTGGGCGACGTCGAAGCTTGGCTGGATGTCCAGGGTCAGTTTGGTGACGATGCCCAGCGCGCCGAGCCCCACCACCATGCCCTCGAAATCCTCGTCGCCGCGGCGCGCGCTGAGAATACTTCCGCCCGCCGTGACCAGTTCGAGGCCCGCGACGGCGGTGGCCAGGTTGCCGTTCGCGTCACCGGACCCATGCGTGGCGGTGGCGACAGCTCCTGCCACCGAAATGTGGGGGAGCGATGCGAGGTTGTGGAGGGCGAAGCCCTGGCGCTGGAGCTCTGCCGCGAGCGTTCCGTACCGCGTACCACCGCTCACGGTGACGGTCATGTTGGCCGCATCCACATTGATGCCAGGATCCAGCTGGTCCAGCACTACGAGTGTGCCGGCCGTGTCCGCGATGGAGTTGAAGGAATGGCGGGACCCGAGCGCGCGGATCTTCTTGGCGCCTGCCACGAGCCCTTGGAGCTCCTCCACGCTGGCGGGATGGGCGAGCTGCGGTGCCTGGTAGCTGTAGTTTCCTGCCCAGTTGCGTTCCGCCACCAGCTGATCAGTCACGGTGAATCCTTCGTTCGAGAGCCTCGCGGCCTATTTGATGTCCACAACAACATAACGTCTGGATAGTCGCTGGGCCAGATCTTTTGCGAATTATTTGGTGTCTGGATGAAAGATCTTGTTAACTCCAAGTGGTTGACATCACAGAGATTCATAATATGTTGGATAGCGAAACAAACTCCACATCGACTACCCGGAGCACTCAATGACGATTCAGCCCACCCGTGAAGACAAGTTCTCGTTCGGCCTTTGGACCGTGGGATGGGAGGCGCAGGACCAGTTCGGTTCGGCCACCCGCCCGCCGCTGGACACCGTGGAAGCCATCAACCGGCTCAGCGATCTTGGCGCCTACGGCATCACTTTCCATGACAACGACCTGTTCCCCTTCGGTTGCTCGGCTGCCGATCGCCAGCGCGAAATCGACCGTCTGCAAGGGGCCCTCAAGGCCACGGGGATGATCGTTCCCATGGTCACCACCAACCTGTTCAGCCACCCCGTCTTCAAGGACGGCGGTTTCACGAGCAACGACCGCGGCGTCCGCCGCTTCGCCCTGCGCAAGGTGCTCGACAACATCGATCTCGCTGCTGAACTCGGCGCCGAAACCTTCGTCATGTGGGGCGGCCGTGAAGGCAGCGAATACGACGCCGCCAAGGACATCCGCGGCGCGCTGGAGCGCTATCGCGAGGCCGTGAACCTGCTGAGCGACTACGTCACGGACAAGGGCTACAACATCCGCTTCGCGATCGAACCGAAGCCGAACGAACCCCGTGGCGACATCCTGCTCCCCACCCTGGGCCATGCCCTGGCATTCATCGAAACCCTGGAGCGTCCGGAGCTCGTGGGCATCAACCCCGAGACCGGCCACGAGCAGATGGCAGGCCTGAACTTCACGCACGGCATCGCCCAGGCCCTGTACCAGGGAAAGCTCTTCCACATCGACCTCAACGGCCAGCGAAGCATCAAGTTCGATCAGGACCTGGTATT is part of the Arthrobacter ramosus genome and harbors:
- a CDS encoding 4-hydroxybenzoate 3-monooxygenase, whose translation is MARKIITTQVAIMGAGPAGLMLSHLLAKSGIESTVVEVRSHQQIAETVRAGILEHGSVNLLVESGVSDRVLRDGDRHDGIELRFNGESHRIDFKELVGESVWLYPQTDVFLDLAARRNDDGGDVRYSVTDTTVHDLEGKPKVWFTDAEGQEFEIQAEFLVGADGSRSHCRFQIPESNRKWYFHEYPFAWFGILAQAPRSSDELIYANSENGFALISQRTENVQRMYFQCDPKENVADWDDERIWSEFRKRVNGNGFELEEGPVLEKMVLPFRSFVHTPMRHGNLFLAGDAAHTVPPTGAKGLNLALHDVKVLFEGLESFYSNGSTGLLESYSDRALERVWKAQHFSYWMTSMLHTVPGSDDFGRARQLGELHSVVSSRHARAYLAESYTGWPVRGGLATP
- a CDS encoding ROK family transcriptional regulator → MGADIVAMMPSPTPNPVTASEPDPSRRNNLALLTSLVHHNGGLSRAQLTKRTGLNRSTVGTLIGQLVNLEVVYETAPSGEAQVGRPSPIVHPRPSIAALAVNPEIDAVTIGLVGLGGKVQKKIRFDTERIPTAKEAVNIAAAVIAGMRSELDTSYRVMGVGIAVPGLVNRDDGVVRHAPHLGWRDEPVARMLGEATGYPCHAANDASLGAEGELLFGVGAGQKNLIFLNGGASGIGGGIIADGELLRGTSGYAGELGHTFVRSSGKPCHCGATGCLETEVSQSSLFELAGLGGGDAGQLEQALRANSSETVGAEVARQLEYLGIALRNAVNTFNPEAIVLDGFLGVLHALSPGTLDSLLRSQAMDGPAGQVKIYRAALGSDLMMIGAAELAFAQFLADPAGAFPIPTP
- a CDS encoding FAD-binding protein, coding for MTDQLVAERNWAGNYSYQAPQLAHPASVEELQGLVAGAKKIRALGSRHSFNSIADTAGTLVVLDQLDPGINVDAANMTVTVSGGTRYGTLAAELQRQGFALHNLASLPHISVAGAVATATHGSGDANGNLATAVAGLELVTAGGSILSARRGDEDFEGMVVGLGALGIVTKLTLDIQPSFDVAQSVFENLNWDLVLENFDRITSSAYSVSLFTDWSGETVGQAWLKRRSGDPAPETSDFFGGTPATEARHPLPGVSGSNCTQQLGLAGPWSDRLAHFRMEFTPSQGDELQSEYLIPREHAVDALRTMRRLSDVVTPLLLIGEIRTVAADELWLSANYGRDGIGLHFTWRQDQPAVEAILPLLEAELAPFAARPHWGKLFDAGAAAVAPLYPRFGDFIALAERLDPSGKFRNDFLDRTVFGS
- the xylA gene encoding xylose isomerase produces the protein MTIQPTREDKFSFGLWTVGWEAQDQFGSATRPPLDTVEAINRLSDLGAYGITFHDNDLFPFGCSAADRQREIDRLQGALKATGMIVPMVTTNLFSHPVFKDGGFTSNDRGVRRFALRKVLDNIDLAAELGAETFVMWGGREGSEYDAAKDIRGALERYREAVNLLSDYVTDKGYNIRFAIEPKPNEPRGDILLPTLGHALAFIETLERPELVGINPETGHEQMAGLNFTHGIAQALYQGKLFHIDLNGQRSIKFDQDLVFGHGDLQNAFSLVDLLENGGPDGGPAYDGPRHFDYKPSRTEDIDGVWDSAAANMQTYLLLKERAKAFRADPEVQEALQASRVAVINEPTLNPGEGYEQLRADKSAYEDFDADAYFGGKGFGFVKLQQLFIEHLLGAR
- a CDS encoding aldose 1-epimerase family protein, which codes for MGEHFELTASIGGHHQRVVVTEVAASLRELDVDGVALVQDYPADAQPPWCAGWVLVPWPNRVAGGTWSYDGVAQQLDITEPDNGNALHGLLTHTPYGVSAHTADSMTLDASVSPQPGYPFELSTSVRYQLVEDGLFVTHRLENTGSRSAPVALGAHPFLRLGSVPTEELTLYINADTHIEVDERLNPSGITTDVSGTGNDFRTGQLVGAVDLDDAWGDVRREDDGSSLHYLEAPDGSQVQLFMDASFGYVQAFTTTEFATDGGMVTAVALEPMTAPADAFNSGEGLRWLEPGAVWEASWGIRYRPTREFLADTENA